One genomic window of Quercus lobata isolate SW786 chromosome 9, ValleyOak3.0 Primary Assembly, whole genome shotgun sequence includes the following:
- the LOC115960740 gene encoding E3 ubiquitin ligase BIG BROTHER-related, whose product MDNQEGTQESKQSSQRTPFTQLEQVASDLALAITLQEQERAFTMLETIESESEEELEDEESDYDDSYDGDQEFIDRYELEAELDQVPEGEGTSSDDDMYDLEEFNPDALSYEELIALGEFIGEEKKGLAISEIPTCLHPCKCQSVDSKTNIDRCVICQVEYEEGEALFALPCEHPYHSECISNWLQIRKTCPICGTEVVPPKIARTA is encoded by the coding sequence ATGGATAACCAGGAAGGGACTCAGGAGAGCAAACAATCCTCTCAGAGAACCCCGTTCACCCAACTCGAACAAGTTGCCTCTGATTTGGCTCTAGCAATTACTTTGCAAGAACAAGAGAGGGCCTTCACAATGCTCGAAACCATTGAAAGTGAAAGCGAAGAAGAattagaagatgaagaaagtGATTATGATGATTCTTATGATGGTGATCAAGAATTCATTGACAGGTACGAATTGGAAGCCGAACTTGATCAGGTTCCGGAAGGAGAAGGCACCAGCAGCGATGATGATATGTATGATTTAGAAGAATTCAATCCGGATGCACTGTCTTATGAGGAGTTGATTGCACTAGGAGAGTTCAtaggagaagagaagaaaggaCTAGCAATAAGCGAAATTCCTACATGCTTACACCCATGTAAATGTCAGTCTGTTGATAGCAAAACCAACATTGATCGATGTGTTATTTGTCAAGTTGAGTATGAAGAAGGTGAAGCCTTGTTTGCTCTTCCTTGTGAACATCCTTATCATTCAGAGTGTATAAGCAACTGGCTTCAAATTAGAAAGACATGTCCAATATGTGGCACTGAAGTTGTACCACCTAAGATAGCTAGGACTGCCTAG